A genomic window from Osmia bicornis bicornis chromosome 6, iOsmBic2.1, whole genome shotgun sequence includes:
- the LOC114871619 gene encoding reticulocalbin-2 isoform X2 → MGTRKMRVRISLFVIVIIFGFFPFGSAASAHIHTHIHNKPNSHERTDDGAFSPRDANHFTGGEHQEFDHEAILGSAKEAQEFDKLPMQESKRRLGILLKKMDLNNDKFIERNELKAWILRSFSMLSAEESQDRLEDVDIDEDGKVSWDEVLRDTYLTDSEDAALDEKLISDDEEIFEAADIDKNGYLDSEEFKAYTHPEETPRMFPLLLKQALDDKDTDKDGFISFQEFIGNRAKSEVKEWLIIEKDKFDYEHDKNGDGRLDSDEILSWLVPSNEEIASDEVDHLFAASDDDHDNRLSFDEILEHHDTFVGSEATDYGDHLQDIERFTDEL, encoded by the exons ATGGGTACACGCAAGATGCGTGTTAGAATTTCGCTATTCGttattgttataatttttGGGTTCTTTCCGTTTGGAAGTGCTGCATCAGCACATATACATACTCATATACACAACAAACCCAACAGCCATGAAAGGACAGATGATGGTGCATTCAGTCCACGAGACGCGAATCATTTTACAGGAGGAGAACATCAGGAATTTGATCATGAAGCTATTCTGG GAAGTGCCAAAGAAGCGCAGGAGTTTGATAAACTTCCAATGCAAGAATCAAAAAGACGTTTAGGAATATTGTtgaaaaaaatggatttgaatAATGATAAGTTCATTGAAAGGAATGAACTAAAAGCTTGGATCTTACGTTCATTTAG CATGCTTTCTGCAGAGGAATCTCAGGATCGGTTAGAAGATGTTGATATCGACGAAGATGGCAAAGTTAGTTGGGATGAGGTTCTACGAGATACATATCTCACTGATTCAGAAGATGCAGCTTTAGATGAAAAACTCATAAGTGATGATGAAGAGATATTTGAAGCTGCTGATATAGATAAAAATGGTTATCTGGATTCAGAAGAATTCAAAGCGTACACCCATCCTGAAGAAACACCTAGAATGTTTCCACTCTTATTGAAACAAGCTTTAGATGACAAAGATACCGATAAAGATGGATTTATTAGCTTTCAAGAATTTATTGGCAATAGGGCAAAATCAGAAGTTAAAGAGTGGTTAATAATAGAGAAGGATAAATTTGATTATGAACATGATAAAAATGGTGATGGAAGATTAGATTCAGATGAAATACTTTCGTGGCTAGTACCAAGCAATGA GGAAATTGCGAGTGACGAAGTAGACCATTTATTCGCTGCATCTGACGACGATCACGATAACAGATTAtcgttcgatgaaattttggAACATCACGATACTTTTGTAGGTAGTGAAGCGACAGATTATGGAGATCATTTGCAGGACATTGAACGTTTCACTGATGAACTTTGA
- the LOC114871619 gene encoding reticulocalbin-2 isoform X1, producing MRNNEQLFSKLTMGTRKMRVRISLFVIVIIFGFFPFGSAASAHIHTHIHNKPNSHERTDDGAFSPRDANHFTGGEHQEFDHEAILGSAKEAQEFDKLPMQESKRRLGILLKKMDLNNDKFIERNELKAWILRSFSMLSAEESQDRLEDVDIDEDGKVSWDEVLRDTYLTDSEDAALDEKLISDDEEIFEAADIDKNGYLDSEEFKAYTHPEETPRMFPLLLKQALDDKDTDKDGFISFQEFIGNRAKSEVKEWLIIEKDKFDYEHDKNGDGRLDSDEILSWLVPSNEEIASDEVDHLFAASDDDHDNRLSFDEILEHHDTFVGSEATDYGDHLQDIERFTDEL from the exons ATGCGTAACAACGAGCA ACTTTTCTCAAAACTTACGATGGGTACACGCAAGATGCGTGTTAGAATTTCGCTATTCGttattgttataatttttGGGTTCTTTCCGTTTGGAAGTGCTGCATCAGCACATATACATACTCATATACACAACAAACCCAACAGCCATGAAAGGACAGATGATGGTGCATTCAGTCCACGAGACGCGAATCATTTTACAGGAGGAGAACATCAGGAATTTGATCATGAAGCTATTCTGG GAAGTGCCAAAGAAGCGCAGGAGTTTGATAAACTTCCAATGCAAGAATCAAAAAGACGTTTAGGAATATTGTtgaaaaaaatggatttgaatAATGATAAGTTCATTGAAAGGAATGAACTAAAAGCTTGGATCTTACGTTCATTTAG CATGCTTTCTGCAGAGGAATCTCAGGATCGGTTAGAAGATGTTGATATCGACGAAGATGGCAAAGTTAGTTGGGATGAGGTTCTACGAGATACATATCTCACTGATTCAGAAGATGCAGCTTTAGATGAAAAACTCATAAGTGATGATGAAGAGATATTTGAAGCTGCTGATATAGATAAAAATGGTTATCTGGATTCAGAAGAATTCAAAGCGTACACCCATCCTGAAGAAACACCTAGAATGTTTCCACTCTTATTGAAACAAGCTTTAGATGACAAAGATACCGATAAAGATGGATTTATTAGCTTTCAAGAATTTATTGGCAATAGGGCAAAATCAGAAGTTAAAGAGTGGTTAATAATAGAGAAGGATAAATTTGATTATGAACATGATAAAAATGGTGATGGAAGATTAGATTCAGATGAAATACTTTCGTGGCTAGTACCAAGCAATGA GGAAATTGCGAGTGACGAAGTAGACCATTTATTCGCTGCATCTGACGACGATCACGATAACAGATTAtcgttcgatgaaattttggAACATCACGATACTTTTGTAGGTAGTGAAGCGACAGATTATGGAGATCATTTGCAGGACATTGAACGTTTCACTGATGAACTTTGA